A DNA window from Nitrospira sp. contains the following coding sequences:
- a CDS encoding Ferrichrome-iron receptor (MaGe:77307406) has protein sequence MSRRIHSMNNHTEQNWQRNRWWHRPSLRNAGRAVLLLALAGLVADPAGAQDGMAEMRPLTMVEYSIPSQSLGSALNAFVDATGWQVSFPTELAAGIQSPGVNGSQAPEQALSALLAGTGLTYRVTGANAVTLMQGSPVPAVLPMEKPVSTLAETAQGEERPVKAKPIKVPEIVVKEIKERGYTADDSTSATRIPVPIQDTPRSIEVVTRQVLEDQKVIRFSDALRNVSGVSQFSTQGGQGGSFMIRGFDSAEGLNVFKNGFRDDSTYSSRAQRDVANLERVEVVKGPPSYLYGRSDPGGIINQVTKAPLKTPYYSAEMIVGSYGLYRPMIDIGGPLNDRKTLTYRFNGLYESAESYRDGVKSERVFLAPTFGWEIGPRTTLRIEGEYLYNSTPIDRGLVAIGNTVANIPISRFLGDSSRKSDVHSGKATLTLWHEINDMFKWRSAFRTSVARQRYSSLESNFLVGPETDGILNLARYELPTTVQSHYWQNELHGAFSTGSIKHKTILGIELGREASSATASGDFGGDTTTAGAFSYINIFNPNDRLFLNPALTKFNDSSQTNNILGAYFGDQVTLLDNLHMHFGGRFDLFDQTITTRPDDLTTTGSSDTKTDTAFSPSIGLTYQPVKPLAFYVNYTESFAPQSAGSRSIDGKLFDPERGRSYEGGIKLQTYDGKLRSTIAVFDVTKKNVLTSDPLNGFAFSVATGKQRSQGIEFDVQGQLLPGWDLIANYAYTDARVKNDLLFAEGSRVSNSALHQGSLWTTYFFQEGVVKGFGAGLGMFAQGKRNGVFQCQDPANCAAPFELAGYVRMDAALYYRKPEIFGRTNMMAALNFTNLLDQRYYSGTQNFREIVYTGAPFTVIGSLKFEFQ, from the coding sequence ATGTCGCGACGCATTCACTCGATGAATAACCATACAGAACAGAACTGGCAAAGGAATCGATGGTGGCATCGGCCATCGCTTCGGAATGCGGGCCGTGCCGTGCTGCTGCTTGCGCTGGCAGGTCTGGTCGCCGATCCAGCCGGTGCCCAGGATGGAATGGCCGAGATGCGGCCGCTCACGATGGTGGAGTACAGCATTCCCTCTCAATCTCTCGGGTCGGCGCTCAATGCCTTCGTGGACGCCACCGGGTGGCAGGTCAGCTTTCCCACGGAACTCGCGGCGGGGATTCAATCGCCCGGCGTCAACGGCAGTCAGGCGCCGGAGCAAGCGTTGAGCGCATTGCTGGCTGGCACCGGGCTGACTTATCGCGTGACTGGCGCCAATGCGGTGACGCTGATGCAGGGCTCGCCAGTGCCGGCGGTCCTGCCGATGGAAAAGCCGGTTTCCACGCTCGCCGAGACGGCGCAGGGTGAGGAGCGGCCTGTGAAGGCCAAGCCGATCAAGGTGCCGGAAATCGTCGTGAAAGAAATCAAAGAACGCGGGTATACGGCCGATGACTCGACGTCCGCCACTCGCATTCCGGTTCCCATTCAAGACACGCCGCGGTCGATTGAAGTCGTGACGCGGCAGGTCCTGGAAGATCAAAAAGTGATTCGCTTCAGCGATGCGCTCAGAAATGTGAGCGGCGTCTCCCAATTCAGCACCCAGGGCGGCCAAGGCGGCAGCTTCATGATTCGCGGGTTTGACTCCGCCGAGGGGCTGAATGTCTTTAAAAACGGATTTCGAGACGATAGTACCTACAGCTCGCGCGCGCAGCGCGACGTCGCGAATCTTGAGCGTGTTGAGGTTGTCAAAGGCCCGCCGTCGTACCTCTATGGCCGGTCCGATCCGGGCGGTATTATCAATCAAGTCACAAAGGCGCCGTTGAAGACTCCGTATTATTCAGCGGAGATGATCGTCGGTAGTTATGGACTCTATCGTCCCATGATCGATATCGGCGGGCCGTTGAACGACAGGAAGACGCTCACCTATCGGTTTAACGGATTGTATGAGTCGGCTGAAAGCTACCGAGATGGGGTCAAGAGCGAGCGAGTATTTCTCGCGCCGACATTCGGCTGGGAGATCGGTCCGCGCACGACGTTACGCATCGAAGGGGAATACCTCTACAATAGCACGCCCATCGATCGCGGCTTGGTCGCGATTGGCAATACCGTGGCGAACATCCCCATCAGCCGCTTCTTGGGCGATTCTTCAAGAAAAAGCGACGTGCACAGCGGGAAAGCGACTCTGACACTGTGGCATGAGATCAACGACATGTTCAAGTGGCGCAGCGCTTTCCGGACGTCGGTCGCACGCCAGCGCTACTCCAGCTTGGAATCCAATTTTTTAGTCGGGCCAGAAACCGATGGGATTCTCAACCTGGCCCGCTATGAGCTTCCGACCACCGTGCAGAGCCACTATTGGCAGAATGAGTTGCACGGGGCCTTCTCGACGGGATCGATTAAGCATAAAACGATTCTCGGCATTGAGTTGGGGCGGGAAGCCTCGTCGGCTACGGCATCCGGCGATTTCGGCGGCGATACCACCACTGCCGGCGCGTTTAGCTACATCAATATCTTCAATCCCAATGATCGGCTGTTTCTCAATCCCGCGTTGACCAAGTTTAACGATAGCAGTCAGACCAACAATATCTTAGGCGCCTATTTCGGCGATCAGGTAACATTGCTCGACAATCTCCACATGCATTTCGGCGGCCGGTTCGACCTGTTCGATCAAACGATCACGACTCGTCCGGACGATCTGACGACGACGGGCAGTTCGGATACGAAAACGGACACGGCCTTCAGTCCGTCGATCGGCCTGACCTATCAGCCGGTGAAACCGCTCGCATTCTATGTCAACTATACCGAGTCCTTTGCGCCGCAGAGTGCCGGTTCGAGAAGCATCGACGGAAAGCTGTTCGACCCCGAGCGCGGCCGATCGTATGAAGGCGGCATCAAGCTTCAGACGTACGATGGGAAGTTGCGGTCCACAATCGCCGTCTTCGACGTCACTAAGAAAAATGTGTTGACGTCCGATCCATTGAATGGCTTTGCCTTCTCGGTTGCCACGGGCAAGCAACGGAGTCAGGGCATCGAGTTCGATGTGCAAGGTCAGCTGCTGCCGGGATGGGACCTCATTGCAAATTACGCCTATACCGATGCGCGCGTGAAGAACGATCTGCTGTTTGCGGAAGGCAGCCGCGTGTCGAACTCGGCGTTGCATCAAGGGAGCCTGTGGACGACCTATTTCTTTCAAGAAGGTGTCGTGAAAGGGTTTGGCGCGGGCCTCGGCATGTTTGCCCAGGGCAAACGGAACGGCGTATTCCAATGCCAGGATCCGGCCAACTGCGCTGCTCCCTTTGAGCTGGCGGGGTATGTCCGCATGGATGCCGCGCTGTACTATCGCAAGCCGGAGATCTTCGGCCGGACAAACATGATGGCCGCGTTGAATTTTACGAACTTGCTGGATCAGCGGTATTACTCAGGCACGCAAAACTTCCGTGAAATCGTCTATACCGGCGCGCCGTTCACGGTGATCGGCTCGTTGAAATTTGAATTCCAGTAA
- a CDS encoding Sensor (MaGe:77307407), protein MVRSSDEQRRVSQDTREAEIRQDAIAWVVRLHNSRVQPEDRRTFEAWRAQNADHARMFDALSGVWNDPEWHAAASLAAESSPPAGWPVQRGMHRRWWPAAGMAACVAVLTMAVFHADLMMRFQSDYRTGTGERQTIQLPDRSTVTLNAQSAIAITFDGTVRRVRLLRGEAFFKVQPDPEHPFIVESLEADTRAVGTEFVVRARPGIDQVTVLEGLVEVSSRGGRRSTAQLPAGAQLQCEQGRLSAPHPVDLDSASAWLKGRLVVDGVLLAQVVDEVRRYYPGPIVLWNQDLGEIRVTGTYNLDDPAGVLSLLVKTFPLQMVSLTNQLAILF, encoded by the coding sequence ATGGTGCGGTCTTCAGACGAGCAGCGGCGCGTCAGTCAGGACACCCGCGAAGCCGAAATTCGTCAAGACGCAATCGCGTGGGTCGTGCGGTTGCACAATAGCCGGGTTCAGCCGGAGGATCGTCGGACGTTCGAGGCCTGGCGCGCGCAAAACGCCGACCATGCGCGGATGTTCGACGCGCTTTCCGGAGTGTGGAACGATCCGGAATGGCATGCGGCCGCGTCTCTGGCGGCCGAAAGTTCGCCGCCTGCAGGGTGGCCGGTGCAACGCGGTATGCACCGTCGATGGTGGCCAGCAGCCGGTATGGCCGCTTGTGTCGCGGTGCTTACGATGGCTGTGTTTCACGCCGATCTCATGATGCGGTTCCAATCCGATTATCGGACGGGAACAGGCGAACGGCAGACGATTCAATTGCCCGACCGCTCGACAGTCACGCTCAATGCACAGTCGGCCATTGCGATCACGTTCGATGGAACTGTCCGGCGGGTGCGGCTGCTCAGAGGAGAAGCCTTCTTCAAGGTTCAGCCCGATCCGGAACATCCGTTCATCGTTGAAAGCCTAGAAGCCGATACACGCGCGGTGGGAACTGAGTTTGTCGTGCGGGCCAGACCTGGGATTGATCAAGTCACGGTGCTTGAAGGGCTGGTCGAAGTCAGCAGCCGCGGCGGCCGCCGGTCCACGGCTCAGTTGCCGGCCGGGGCTCAGCTGCAATGCGAGCAAGGCCGGCTCAGCGCCCCGCATCCGGTCGATCTCGATTCGGCCTCGGCCTGGCTGAAAGGCCGGCTGGTTGTCGATGGGGTTTTGCTCGCGCAGGTCGTCGATGAGGTCCGCCGGTATTATCCTGGGCCCATCGTGCTTTGGAATCAGGATCTCGGTGAGATCCGTGTGACGGGCACCTATAACTTGGACGATCCCGCCGGCGTTCTGTCCTTACTCGTCAAAACATTTCCGCTTCAGATGGTCAGTCTCACCAACCAGCTCGCTATTCTTTTTTGA
- a CDS encoding hypothetical protein (Evidence 4 : Unknown function but conserved in other organisms; MaGe:77307412): MNRALSARQIWGMPVAVAVTSAIGLISALLDDGVWDALSWITLSAPILLSAWYGRRRHT, from the coding sequence GTGAATCGAGCGCTGTCGGCCAGACAGATTTGGGGGATGCCTGTGGCGGTGGCGGTCACCAGTGCCATTGGATTGATTTCGGCGCTGCTGGACGATGGCGTGTGGGATGCGCTCTCCTGGATTACCCTCAGCGCGCCGATTCTTCTCAGTGCGTGGTATGGCCGGCGCCGCCACACGTAA
- a CDS encoding conserved membrane protein of unknown function (Evidence 4 : Unknown function but conserved in other organisms; MaGe:77307405), with the protein MAWQKRWLLAHWAIGLFAGFLFALMGLTGSALVFYQAIDEWLNVERLTTSGSGSYRSFDEMAAAAQRAKPDVPGPYGLFLPQDRQGVVTAWFKAPGDARVDGQDREVTIDPYSAEVLSRDRIWGETAVSFVYELHKGLWLGRIGEVAVGVLALFLLGSVATGLYLWWPRPGRIRQALTFQSKGSVIRRHYDVHKLSGLAGTPLLVILACTGLYLEFPEYVIPAVTWVLPIPEETDVHSTIDAEGTPLSIDRAVAIARGRFPNGEVKWIGLPQQAEEAFQIGLRQPDEVRRTSGESIVWVDQFSGAIVSVRDWRTLTAGETVLAWLFPLHNGEAFGLIGRWIVCVAGLFPSILYGTALRMWWLKRQAHRRQQSRPLPCRDGFLS; encoded by the coding sequence ATGGCATGGCAGAAGCGCTGGTTGCTGGCACATTGGGCGATCGGTTTGTTCGCAGGGTTCCTGTTTGCCCTGATGGGGCTGACGGGCAGCGCACTGGTCTTCTACCAGGCTATCGACGAATGGCTGAACGTTGAGCGCTTGACGACAAGCGGCAGCGGGAGTTACCGGTCGTTCGACGAAATGGCGGCGGCGGCGCAACGTGCGAAGCCGGATGTGCCGGGTCCCTACGGCCTGTTTCTTCCACAGGACCGCCAGGGTGTCGTCACCGCCTGGTTTAAAGCGCCGGGCGATGCGCGCGTCGATGGTCAAGACCGTGAGGTGACCATCGATCCCTATAGCGCCGAGGTGTTGAGCCGGGATCGGATTTGGGGCGAGACCGCGGTGTCCTTTGTCTATGAATTGCACAAAGGGCTCTGGCTGGGGCGAATCGGAGAAGTCGCGGTCGGTGTGCTGGCGTTGTTCCTGCTGGGCTCGGTTGCGACCGGGCTCTATCTCTGGTGGCCGAGGCCTGGGCGGATTCGCCAGGCGCTGACGTTTCAGTCCAAGGGGAGCGTCATCCGGCGGCACTACGATGTCCATAAGTTGAGCGGCCTGGCCGGCACGCCTCTGCTGGTCATTCTGGCTTGCACCGGCCTGTACCTCGAATTTCCTGAATATGTGATCCCCGCCGTCACTTGGGTCTTGCCGATTCCCGAGGAGACGGATGTGCATTCAACAATCGACGCTGAGGGGACTCCGCTTTCGATCGACCGCGCGGTCGCCATCGCGCGAGGCCGCTTCCCCAACGGCGAGGTGAAATGGATTGGATTGCCGCAGCAAGCGGAAGAGGCCTTTCAGATTGGGTTGCGCCAGCCGGATGAAGTCAGGCGCACGAGCGGCGAAAGCATCGTGTGGGTGGATCAATTTAGCGGCGCCATCGTAAGCGTGCGCGACTGGCGGACGCTTACAGCCGGTGAAACGGTGCTCGCGTGGCTGTTTCCGCTCCATAACGGCGAAGCCTTTGGACTGATTGGGCGTTGGATCGTGTGCGTCGCCGGTTTGTTTCCTTCCATCCTATACGGCACCGCGCTCCGCATGTGGTGGTTGAAGCGACAGGCGCATCGCCGTCAACAGAGCCGACCGCTGCCATGCCGAGATGGATTTTTGTCATAG
- a CDS encoding Iron complex outermembrane recepter protein (MaGe:77307409): MCQYERQDRQRISAYRHWCAIAMGAMLVLSGPLAGNSPAQDVAADAESASVLEFNISPQSLGSALNAFAVSSGWQISSSSELTGGLDSAGLSGKHTREKGLQILLSGTGLTYRVEGDRMLTIERGTGLPASSAVSSAVDGPASAEPDGVLEPPVKQKPIKVPEVVVKDVRSKEAGTPFVAEETSSGAKTATPLIATPQTINVITRAEMDTRMVQNVSQAVAYTPGVLTEMYGPVMRDDYFNIRGFDAPQFLDGLGLLGVNYANLRIEPYGLERVEVLKGPASMLYGQSPPGGLVNMTSKRATETPLREVLLLGGSFNRLQGGVDFGGPIDSAGRFLYRITGMVRDSDTQVDFAKDKRYFIAPTFTWRPQTNTSFTILGHFQKDDAGNTLQFLPPEGTLRGNPNGVLPINRFVGEPGFDRWKRQQYSIGYAFEHRFNEMWKIEQNFRYADVRTDYPTTFYLDFLRDGAGVPTDFRTISRLAGLYRDRAGTVTVDTRAQGNFDTGAITHQLLVGVDYRRVSGRTHRGFSNSPDLDIYAPVYGQSFDFPLIDFASEQQREQIGLYVQDQLKYERWVLTAGLRYDFANADTQTRDFFLGEASSTRQRDSALTYRAGLNYLFENGVSPYVSYSVSFQPEAGTNFAGTPFEPTTGQQYEAGIKYKPAGYNALVTIAAYQLTRQNIVTPDLDPGHFGFNVQTGEARVRGIEVEGKASLFETLNVTAGYSLTDSKITNSNNAGELGHRLSLTPRHQASLWLDHSFKGVWLAGLNLGGGMRYIGSNFGDIANSLNAPSYTLFDAAVRYDLRQVHSSLRGAELNVNLNNFLDNQYVATCADAACFYGARRTVYASLRYRW, from the coding sequence ATGTGTCAGTACGAACGACAGGATAGACAGCGGATCAGCGCGTACAGGCATTGGTGCGCGATTGCGATGGGAGCGATGCTTGTCTTGAGCGGCCCGTTGGCAGGAAACAGCCCGGCTCAGGACGTGGCTGCAGATGCCGAGTCGGCATCCGTTCTGGAATTCAACATTTCGCCGCAGTCGTTGGGCTCGGCGTTGAATGCCTTTGCCGTGTCGAGCGGCTGGCAGATCAGTTCGTCGAGTGAACTCACGGGAGGACTGGACTCGGCTGGCCTGAGCGGAAAGCACACACGAGAGAAAGGATTGCAGATCCTCTTGTCAGGCACCGGCCTCACCTATCGTGTCGAGGGCGACCGGATGCTCACCATTGAACGAGGGACCGGCCTGCCGGCTTCTTCCGCGGTCTCCTCCGCGGTCGATGGGCCGGCCTCGGCGGAGCCCGATGGGGTCTTGGAGCCTCCTGTGAAACAGAAGCCTATCAAAGTGCCGGAGGTTGTCGTGAAGGATGTGCGGAGCAAAGAAGCCGGCACGCCATTCGTCGCCGAAGAGACCTCCTCCGGGGCAAAAACCGCTACTCCGCTGATTGCCACTCCACAAACGATCAACGTCATCACCCGCGCCGAAATGGATACGCGGATGGTGCAAAATGTCAGTCAAGCCGTTGCCTATACGCCGGGAGTGCTGACGGAGATGTACGGCCCGGTGATGCGAGACGACTACTTCAACATCCGCGGGTTCGACGCGCCGCAGTTTCTCGACGGCCTTGGATTATTGGGTGTCAATTACGCCAATTTGCGGATCGAGCCCTACGGCCTGGAGCGTGTTGAAGTGCTGAAGGGGCCTGCATCGATGCTGTATGGACAAAGCCCGCCAGGCGGGTTGGTCAATATGACGAGCAAACGGGCGACGGAGACTCCATTGCGGGAAGTGCTTCTGCTGGGCGGCTCGTTCAATCGACTTCAAGGCGGAGTCGATTTCGGCGGGCCGATCGACAGTGCGGGCCGATTTCTTTATCGAATCACCGGGATGGTGCGCGACAGCGACACGCAGGTGGATTTTGCCAAGGACAAGCGCTATTTCATCGCGCCGACTTTCACCTGGCGTCCGCAGACCAATACCAGCTTCACCATCCTTGGGCACTTTCAGAAAGACGATGCTGGGAATACGCTGCAGTTCTTGCCGCCAGAAGGCACGTTGCGGGGGAACCCCAACGGCGTGCTTCCGATCAATCGATTTGTGGGGGAGCCAGGATTTGATCGTTGGAAGCGGCAGCAATACAGTATCGGATATGCGTTCGAACATCGCTTCAACGAGATGTGGAAAATAGAGCAGAACTTTCGGTACGCCGATGTCAGAACCGACTATCCAACGACCTTCTACTTGGATTTCTTGCGCGATGGCGCTGGTGTGCCGACGGACTTTCGGACCATCAGCCGTCTTGCCGGACTCTATCGCGACCGGGCAGGGACCGTTACCGTGGACACGCGAGCGCAAGGGAATTTTGATACAGGAGCGATTACACATCAGCTGTTGGTGGGGGTGGACTATCGTCGTGTGAGCGGGCGCACGCATCGTGGGTTTTCCAACTCGCCGGATCTGGATATCTATGCGCCGGTCTACGGGCAGTCGTTTGATTTTCCCCTGATCGATTTTGCCAGCGAGCAACAGCGCGAACAAATCGGACTGTATGTGCAGGACCAACTCAAGTACGAGCGCTGGGTCCTGACGGCCGGCCTGCGATACGATTTCGCCAATGCCGACACGCAGACCCGCGATTTCTTTTTAGGTGAAGCGAGCTCGACGCGGCAACGGGATTCAGCGCTCACCTATCGTGCCGGGTTGAATTACCTCTTCGAGAACGGAGTCTCGCCGTATGTGAGCTATTCGGTATCGTTTCAACCCGAAGCCGGAACCAATTTTGCCGGAACGCCGTTCGAGCCCACGACGGGGCAGCAATACGAGGCCGGCATCAAGTACAAACCGGCCGGGTATAACGCGCTTGTGACGATCGCGGCGTATCAGTTGACCCGCCAAAATATTGTGACGCCCGACCTCGATCCTGGGCATTTCGGGTTCAATGTGCAGACCGGCGAGGCGCGGGTACGCGGCATCGAAGTCGAGGGCAAAGCCAGCCTGTTTGAGACCCTCAATGTGACGGCGGGATACTCGCTCACGGACTCAAAGATTACCAATAGTAACAACGCCGGCGAACTCGGCCATCGCCTCTCGTTGACCCCACGGCATCAGGCCTCGCTATGGCTCGACCATTCCTTCAAGGGGGTGTGGCTTGCAGGGCTGAATCTGGGCGGCGGGATGCGCTATATCGGTTCCAATTTTGGGGACATCGCCAATAGCCTGAATGCGCCGTCGTACACGTTGTTCGATGCGGCGGTCCGGTACGATCTGCGGCAGGTCCACAGCAGCTTGCGCGGCGCCGAACTGAACGTCAACCTCAACAATTTCTTGGACAATCAGTACGTAGCGACCTGCGCCGATGCGGCCTGTTTCTATGGCGCTCGCCGGACGGTCTATGCAAGCCTGCGATACCGCTGGTGA
- a CDS encoding Putative Iron dicitrate transmembrane sensor FecR (Evidence 3 : Putative function from multiple computational evidences; MaGe:77307410) yields MPLPDNQSEDLLPDNQAAKVRQEAIVWLARLSDRDATADDRRAFECWQAQSAAHARAYDKITRVWDDHTLDSAAFSVARNGSVSREIRMPVEGRGRSPVLAVAACLVALILGAMYFDLATRIQADYQTSAGERRTVRLPDQSLVTLNTQSAIVISFNESVRRVRLLKGEAFFKVQHDAGRPFIVDAAETATRAVGTEFVVRHRPGSDRVTVLDGVVEVSSREGDQIAERLPAGRMVETEQGRLSPAQPVDLSAASAWLQGLLIVDEVPLAQVIEEVRRYYPGAIFLWNQQVGQQRVTGTYNLEDPPNILFHLSKTFPLQSIGLGDRVVILF; encoded by the coding sequence ATGCCATTGCCGGATAATCAGTCCGAGGACCTGCTGCCCGACAATCAAGCGGCCAAGGTTCGGCAAGAAGCGATCGTCTGGCTGGCACGATTGAGCGATCGTGACGCAACGGCGGATGACCGGCGGGCCTTCGAGTGCTGGCAAGCTCAAAGCGCGGCTCACGCGCGTGCGTACGACAAGATTACCAGGGTGTGGGACGATCATACGCTGGATTCAGCCGCGTTTTCTGTGGCCCGCAACGGGTCGGTCAGCCGCGAGATCCGGATGCCGGTAGAAGGGCGAGGAAGGAGCCCTGTCCTCGCGGTCGCCGCCTGTCTCGTGGCGTTGATCCTGGGGGCGATGTATTTCGACCTGGCGACACGGATACAAGCGGACTATCAAACGTCCGCAGGCGAACGGCGCACGGTTCGATTGCCGGATCAATCGCTGGTGACGCTCAATACACAGTCGGCCATTGTGATCTCGTTCAACGAAAGCGTTCGGCGCGTTCGGTTGCTGAAAGGCGAGGCGTTTTTCAAGGTTCAGCACGACGCGGGCCGGCCGTTTATCGTTGACGCCGCCGAGACCGCCACGCGCGCGGTCGGCACGGAGTTTGTGGTGCGCCATCGCCCGGGATCCGATCGCGTGACGGTCCTCGATGGCGTCGTCGAGGTCAGCTCGCGCGAGGGAGACCAGATCGCCGAGCGGCTGCCGGCCGGCCGCATGGTAGAGACCGAACAGGGACGCCTGAGCCCGGCGCAGCCGGTCGATCTGTCCGCGGCGTCCGCCTGGTTGCAGGGGCTGCTCATCGTCGATGAGGTTCCGCTCGCGCAGGTGATTGAAGAAGTGCGCCGCTATTATCCGGGGGCGATCTTTCTTTGGAATCAGCAGGTCGGACAGCAGCGTGTGACCGGAACGTATAATCTCGAAGACCCGCCGAACATTCTCTTTCACCTCTCCAAGACCTTTCCTCTTCAGTCGATCGGCCTGGGCGATCGCGTGGTGATTCTGTTCTGA
- a CDS encoding Putative RNA polymerase sigma factor FecI (Sigma-19) (Evidence 3 : Putative function from multiple computational evidences; MaGe:77307408), which translates to MLLTSVQIEDLFHRYRDELTRRLSAMVKSHDTAADLMQEAYLRLLGLVDTRAVEHPRALLHRIATNLAIDHLRKDLNRPQAVDPLDGAIEVPCGTPSPERVAMGKERLRILLKGIEALPPRTREAFLLYRVYGYSYREISTRMSISESGVEKLLMRALDQASVILEALNTDQ; encoded by the coding sequence ATGCTTCTCACATCTGTTCAGATTGAAGATCTCTTTCACCGATATCGCGACGAACTGACGCGGCGTCTTTCCGCTATGGTGAAGTCTCATGATACGGCGGCGGACCTGATGCAAGAAGCCTATCTCAGGCTGCTGGGCCTGGTCGATACACGAGCCGTCGAGCATCCTCGCGCCTTGCTGCACCGCATTGCCACCAACCTGGCCATCGATCACCTTCGAAAAGACCTCAACCGGCCCCAAGCCGTCGATCCCTTGGATGGGGCGATTGAGGTGCCCTGCGGCACGCCGTCACCGGAGCGCGTCGCGATGGGAAAGGAGCGGCTTCGGATATTGCTGAAGGGGATTGAGGCCCTGCCTCCGCGCACCAGGGAGGCGTTTTTGCTGTACCGTGTCTATGGCTATTCCTACCGTGAAATTTCTACCCGCATGAGCATTTCTGAAAGCGGCGTGGAGAAATTGCTTATGCGCGCGCTCGATCAGGCCAGCGTCATTCTCGAAGCTCTGAATACCGACCAGTGA
- a CDS encoding DNA-directed RNA polymerase sigma-70 factor (MaGe:77307411) translates to MRTEPTASCDARGFFYATPAKRTDQTSYHGLPVAYTEYFMALTTAQIADLFSLYRDELMRRLIGMVHSRDTAADLMQDTYVRLLRITDAQPVEQPRALLHRIARNLAIDYLRARKNGPNAADPLETALDLPCPVPTQERALLGKERLQMFIQAVEDLPPRTREAFVLYRVHEYSYREIAAHMGISLSGVDKHIRRAIEQTCASVDAFDGVE, encoded by the coding sequence TTGCGGACAGAGCCCACGGCATCATGCGATGCGCGTGGGTTTTTTTATGCGACGCCGGCAAAGAGGACGGACCAGACCTCGTACCATGGGCTTCCAGTAGCCTATACGGAATATTTTATGGCATTGACCACGGCTCAGATTGCCGACCTTTTTTCGCTGTACCGTGATGAATTGATGCGCCGTCTCATCGGCATGGTTCATTCTCGGGATACGGCGGCCGATCTTATGCAGGATACCTATGTGCGGCTTCTCCGGATCACGGATGCGCAGCCGGTCGAGCAGCCACGCGCCTTACTGCATCGGATCGCTCGGAACTTGGCAATCGACTACTTGAGAGCCAGGAAAAATGGGCCGAACGCCGCGGATCCACTGGAGACAGCGCTGGATCTGCCTTGCCCGGTTCCTACTCAGGAGCGAGCCCTGCTCGGCAAAGAGCGGCTTCAGATGTTTATTCAGGCGGTGGAGGATCTTCCGCCGCGCACCAGGGAGGCGTTTGTTCTCTACCGCGTTCACGAATATTCCTACCGGGAAATCGCTGCTCACATGGGGATCTCTCTCAGCGGCGTGGACAAGCACATCCGCCGTGCGATTGAGCAAACCTGTGCGTCGGTTGATGCCTTCGACGGCGTCGAGTGA